The region ATTTAATTTTATGAAGTCGTATGGTGTGTTTTAATTTTAGAAAAATGATAAATTATAATTATATCTTTTGTACAATAGTGTCATAATCGTAATGACAACCACCACCTCGTGATAGTTGTTTCATATATTGGTTCTTGCATTCATGATATTTATTTGCATTGAACCATAAACAATTTGGTGTGAATAGTCTTGTATTATTGTAAAGAAGTCAATTATGGTGGATAGTTTTGTGTTATAGTGAAATGACCAATCACGAATACTTTTATATTTTGGAGAGAGAGAATTGCATTTACATTTTTTTTAACTTCTAAGTAGTTATTGAAATGGTAAATTACTAAATTGTATGCGGCTACATAATAAACTTTAAATTAGTAAAGGATAACTTTGGAATAGAAAAAAAGTTTACACCAAAAGAATGTTTTTTCTTTATATATTATTTGTCGAGTTTCGCCTCTTCCTCCTTTATCCATCATCACATCATTCTTGACGGTAAACATCCTTCCCCGCTAAGATTCCTTTTCTCTTATTATCACCCACCTCTCCTTTTCTTTCTCACCCCCACCTTCTCTTCTCATCACCTAGGTACTATTTCATCTCCTTCATAATTTATCTTTACTCTaactatttttttctttttataaatTTCCTTATCGCAACTCATTTCACCTATTTAAAACCATAGTTTGTTAATTTAATCCACCTCAAAAACGATACAAAgccaaaaataataataaaaaaattatctgtaatttcaatttttttcctctgatttctctctctcTTTTCCCTTTAAATTATTGTAGCTATAGAGAATTCTCTTGAATTCACGTTTCCTCAAAGAAGAAAATCAACAGATCAGATCCAATCCAGATTCATCGATGGCGGAAGAACAACCGTGTCAAGCTCCTGAAGGTCACCGTCTTTGCGCCAACAACTGCGGCATCCTCGGTAATCCGGCAACCATGAACCTCTGCTCGAAATGCTACGGTGATATCCGATTGAAGAATCAACAAGACACTTCCACCAAATCCACCATCGAAAACGCTCTCTCATCATATTCCTCCGTCGCATCCGTCACCACACCGCCTCTTTTGACGTCAGAGCCAACCGTTGTTTCGACGCCGATTTTAACAGAGATCACGTCGAGTTCTGTAACAACCGGTTCGGTTGGTTCTGTTTCTATTACGGTTCCACCGAACCGATGTTTGAGTTGTAGAAAGCGCGTGGGGTTAACCGGGTTTAAGTGTAAGTGCGGGTCGATGTTTTGTGGGACCCATAGGTACCCGGAGAGACACGGGTGTGGGTTTGATTTTAAGACGGTGGGGAGAGAGGAAATAGCGCGAGCGAACCCTTTGATAAGAGCGGAGAAACTACAGAGGATTTGATTCGATCTTAGCCGTTGGATGAGATGTGGGACGGTGTGTTTGTATTAGATGATTGCGGCCGTCCACGTGGACCGCCAGGAAATGATATCACATTGATatatgattattattattatatgtaAAATGTATGATTTTTCTGATAATGATTTTATGATTTAAGATTACAACAGGTTTGTCTTTGTCTTGAATAATTTTGATTTATTGTGAGTAAAGTTGGTGTTATGAAATCAAGGAAAAAAAGTAATTTCTACGGGTATATCTGTCATTATAAGTTACCCTTGTCATTATAAGTGACAAGGGACGTGGTCTAAGATTAATACTAGAAACAATGAATTCAATCCATACCAAAGAAAGTGATAATGGCAGCAAAAAGGCATCTTTTTGGAAGAGTTTGGTGTCCAAAAAATAATATCATAAGATTTGCAAGTTACATGTTAGAACCTTCAAGACGATAAATCTTGAATTTaatattatgcaaatgtttaaaATGATGAGGAACAAATATTACCAAATTGTTATAAATTACCTAAAGTGGAATTCATTCTACAATAACCTAAAGTCCCTAAAGTATGTTTAATGGTGTAGATGGTTAATTAGTAAGAGATTCTAATCCTAAGCTCCATAATGAGGAGTGACATAGTTGGTAACATGGAATAAGCAATAAGGTTAAATCAATAATTCCTCTTTGAAAATTCTATTCTAGAGGGGACAAACGTTGAATCAAATGCCTAGGACAACATGAACTACTGGTTATGACAAACTAGAGCTTCTAGGGATAGATGTCAAACACTATGTTTGAGACATTGTAAATCAGAAACATAAATCAGTTTATAAAAAAGATATGATATATTAACTTTTACAAGATGATGAATCAGAAAATCAATAAATAACACAAGAGATTGGTAACCTAGTTCGGTGAAATCACACCTACGTCTAGGGGGCACTCTACTtaagaaaggaaattcactactTTGAATTAGTACACTTAATTTTACAAGAACCAACAAATCCTATGTTGTTCAAAGCCTTTTCCTAATCCTAGTGACTTTCTATTTAAAtactccccctaaatatgagaacctGCTCACTTTCTTCTAAATTACACAACCCGTGATTGGTGtttacaactcaatgaacaataTTGAATGTTACAACTCAATTAGAACAAATCTtctatgccaagttactgaaacatagaggtgtacaAAGAGATTCAACTCTAATTTGGTTATGGCATTAACGTAGAATACAAGAAAGATTGTGTTATCAAGCTTATAGACTTAACATCTTGGAACAAGTTTTACAACTCAATAAAAACCAAACTCTATGTCTTATGATATGAAAGAATGCGCTAGAATGGTGCACATACAGAGAATTAAAAGATAAACCCTAATAATACATATCTTAAAAACTTGCACACCTCAAAAGTGAGGTTTAAGTCTCCTTAAATAGCAATGTAATCCCGAGCTTTTCTTCTTGTATTTCTAATTTAATTTCGTCCATAATAATAGCAAAATTTTGTTGGATTTGATTTACTCCATAAAGTTCTCCAACAAAAAATATGATTTGTTattaattcaaattcaaatttaaaacTCTATTTAAATTCATTTGATCTTCAACAACTATCAAACAAATCACACAAACACATTGCACAAATACAACAATAAGTCTGATCAAATCTAAACTAGATTTCCCTCCATTTAAATTGGCTTGCTAAACCCGGTCCAGATGCAAGGACGGAGCCACGTTAACAAAAGTGTAGGCATGCGCCCCCACTTAATTTTGATTTCTATGTAGTCCTACTATGTGTTTCAACTGCCATATATGAGTATAATAATATAAAATCATATACACCGTAATGCATATGCAAGAGTAAAGTCATATGTATATATCCAACCCCTTTCTTTGTTTTCATTCATTTAACTTTTAGAAAAACATACCACTAATAATATATAcctttttattttcattttctttttcctaGTTTATTTTTTAAAGGATGCATGTACAATATTTTTTACACCTAAATTTTGCATgtttatttattatattattaattaattatttcaaatacttattttaatttttttactataaaaattaaaaaaaaatcataaattcATATATAATATTGCCCCCACTACTTAAATTTTCTAGCTCCGTCTCTGTCCAGATGTTGCAGTGCACATGTTTtaacatcgtgttccacatgtTGCAGTAGTATATTGAAACTCATTCCTCTCCATAACTTGTAgatcttctgatgtagagtgaATCTTGGATAGAAAAATATTGAACCACAACTGCAATAGTTATCAGATATTGCAACATACAATAACATTTGTCTTATTCATGAAGACCAAATTTTGTAACAAACATGTCGGAACGTCGTGTTCCACATGTTACACCAGCGCATCCAAAACAATTCTTCTTCATATGAGTCATCTTTCTAGAGTACTTATCAGACCAAACCTTTCTTGAAGTTACATTCAATCAAATCTTTTTGACTAAAACAAATCCAAATCTTTTCCAGTTGATTTTGGATAATCAACACAAACTTCTTCCCAAAATCAAAACTCTGGATCATTTCAAGAAGTCATTACCTCAACACTTCTCAAGGACATCAAAAGATAATCAAAACCCAAACCTTAATCCTCTTTCCTAAAATACATCTTATTCATGTATTTTATTTTACCAAATGTAGCAAATTCAAAAGGAACAACAATCTCCTCCTTTGGatttttttggctaaaacaactaTAAAAGGTGTTCTTCATGAAGTAGAATAAGTAACACATCATATCACCCAATAGAATCATCAAAGCAAATATCAGCACCAGAAGTATCACATAAGTCATGTGATTGCTACATATAAACAGGTGGGTGAACATCTTATCCCATCCACACTTTTCTCCCTTTTTTTCTCCATAATTTGGAAAAGGTATGGAAAGAACAACTATCTTCGGAGTTCAGAACAACAACCAACCCAGATTAATATTCAGAGTAGCATTAGTACAAATAAGTAGCATAAGGTCAAAATACATAGGTTGCtacatgtaacacccgaggcctAAGAGGGAGAGGAGTGGTTATAACAGCCGAAGCTGAAGAGGATGGGGAGTGGTCTCCTGAATTCACATCGATAGGAGAGGATCCTAAGGCTATGCAGGCATGAGACTGCATTgttgaaggaaggcttataaTGATTGATTagtactacctataccaacaagatgcatcttctttttggtagcctaacaaataagaattccatagttaagcgtgcttaacttggagtagtatttggatgagtGACCTTATGGAAACTTCCTCGaaaagcgtgtgagtgaggataaagCATGCTAAAAAGATATGTGTTGGTTAAAGGGGTCAGTCAGTAATCCCGAAAGTAGTATGGGGCATTACAAATGGTAATATAACAGAGCTCTCCTAGTACAATATGAAGGGACGAACCAAGCGGAATCTGGCGGGCATGTGACACCTGAGGCCGAAAAGGGTAAGGAGTGGTAGTAACACCTGAGGATGAAGAGGGCGAGGAGTGGTCACCCGAGTTCCCATCATAATGAGAGGATCTTGAGGTTGTGTAGATATGTGATGACATGGTTGAAGGAATGcttataaggattgattggtTCTACCTATACCAAAAAGATGCATTTTTTTaggtagcctaacaaataagaactccatagttaagtgTGATTTATTTAaagtagtatttggatgggtgaccttctgggaagtttcctggAAAGCATGTGAGTGAGGGTAAAGCATGCCGAAAAGACTTGTGTTGGTTGATGGGGTCAATCGGTAATCATGAAAGCAACATGGGGTGTTACACTGCACACATATGATAATGCTTCAAAGAAGACAATCATGTAGACACAATACCATTCATGCACGAATACACACTCAATAATTAAGTCAGAATCAACAACAAAAACTACTAACACAGAGATTAGCACACACAGTTGAGGTCCATATGTCGTAACGAATGCTTCAGCATGTGTTCACACACAAGATATGAACATATTGAACTTAATACACTAGTTTAAACCTACTCGCACCAGATTCAGTACCATGAATTAGCTCCACACCACCCAATCAGTAGAGTCAGTAAATAAATTATACTACCTTACACAATAAAAGAGTAAAGGCATCAACAATAGGTTGAGGTGAGCCAGCTCCCACACTTCTTCATCAAGAACCGTATCAAATACATCAATAGGTACACAGATGTTGAGACATCCTTCTCAACATTTATCTTGAACTGATCCTCAGCAAAAAATGAGGAATGCCATCATCCTTAACCTCAATCTCCTACAAGATCCAACACTGTCTTCAACAAGTGATAATCATTATGAAGCTCCATAAGCCCACTGTAAGTTAATGCTTTAAGAAAAAATATTCTATATCCTTATTTGCAGATACTTATTCTTCCATAGTTCCATTTTTTTATAATCTTATCAATAGAGGAACCTTGATTCTGCCCAATCAattgaaagttgaatttgaaagtTTCACAGACATTGGTCGCACTTCAAGGCGATATTCCTGAACGAGTACTTTCTAGAAAGCTTGAGGGATCAtaagtgaaattctagttatcagactttgaatgtcacactggttgttatgatatccaattctgcacagacaggaactatgcagaacttaacagtaagtgtagtaaataacacaagtaattgtttacccagttcagtccaacatgacctacatctgggggctaccaagccagggaggaaatccactattagtagtatcaattcaaagctaaactcacccgtttacaacttatcacttaatcactacccaatgcaatttcaatctaaacctaagatcagagttcctactcaccccccctcaatcacctcagtgattactatctttaaacactattaaagacaagttgaagtcacacttcaaacaactcttgattgtgcttcacaactttaatcaagatacacaacactcacgcttaaaagcttctgttactaacaaataggctatttgttaggttcattgaatgtagcttggttgttgatttcctaGATTTTCTCTCAGTagttgaatccctgaagaatagcctgagaaaaagctgaaacagaaaactgaacaacctacaatatagcatatgctgtcaggcatgaatgtcacgacattcagcttgacatcaaggtccatatgctgagtctgtttttccagaaaacagactgtacaattttgctgacctgtacatgatcaaaatgaccatactacagtaacaacttacattaataaatgtcaaagtgtccaacttaacatttacacatttggccttaagttagttctattattctcttgaagaacaaactaagttacatgctgaattataacagaacaccactctgtctaatgttcagtagctgctgtcaatgatgaatgtcataacatccagtttgacattcagtcagtaggccttatgccaggtctggtctttccttgataaccagactggaaataaatactaagttctaacagaacacctgctgttctattccttagtatctgttgacaggtatgaatgtcacaacatccagtttgacattcaataaatcctgtgttagctagtcctgcagtaactacaatgtagtcacacatacatgtcatgacatcagtcaagacattagtacccatctagtgttttaccatataatgcagccaattaaacacctacaaactccccctttggcaaatttttggctaaaacactttgatccccataacagagttcatagcagcggaatcacacacctagcaggaattaatactagctaatacactcagagtggcagcacactcacacacatggaagttaaataaaaacttcacacaacagcacacacatacagaagttaaatctaaacttcaacacacaatcgctgcaggggaggaatctgtcgtcctgagagtctgttgtagagactctcactctgtttgtcaggggttactccccctttttgtcaaaaatgttgccaaagccaacaacataaccagagagtaacgacagagttacagacttggttttacttcacagtttcaaccaagttaccatccacttgatcttgcttcacatctttgatcaagtaatcacccacttttgctttacagtaggtaccaccatatcagatgccatgattttgtttctgacatccagaaccactcctgcatgaacagcatccttgaactcctgcaggtacattggccttctcacagtagggtgtctccttatcctcttgtatccacccttgttggaagtagcatagctatgatctgttgaccaatcatgGCCTAGTataaattgtttaataggcagagatattaaacaatttatcccaaccatcagtggttgctataaggtctcagagagacatattcccagtttgctccttaagttttcaaactgagtagcatccagagcctttgtaaatatgtcagccagttgaagatccgtggctacatgttccaaagt is a window of Lathyrus oleraceus cultivar Zhongwan6 chromosome 6, CAAS_Psat_ZW6_1.0, whole genome shotgun sequence DNA encoding:
- the LOC127093201 gene encoding zinc finger A20 and AN1 domain-containing stress-associated protein 6, which translates into the protein MAEEQPCQAPEGHRLCANNCGILGNPATMNLCSKCYGDIRLKNQQDTSTKSTIENALSSYSSVASVTTPPLLTSEPTVVSTPILTEITSSSVTTGSVGSVSITVPPNRCLSCRKRVGLTGFKCKCGSMFCGTHRYPERHGCGFDFKTVGREEIARANPLIRAEKLQRI